In a single window of the Limnochorda sp. L945t genome:
- a CDS encoding anion permease: MALSGAKTVKAVGSSPGPSVAVRAAIPIAVAVIVWLLPPIWGLQAGAMHMIGLFLGTILGLILQPLPQGAVVILGVALTAITGTLSIGDSLSGFANTTVWLIVSAFLFARGFIKTGLGRRISYIMIRAFGKSTLGLAYAIAASDLVIAPATPSNTARAGGILFPIVRSLAASFGSEPGPTARKAGAFLMLTEYQVNLVTSAMFLTSVAPAPLVAELARKNFDVNVTWIGWAAAAVVPGLVALALIPYLLYRLYPPEVSTSPDAPRMAARELESMGPMSRGEKAMLGVFLLTLVLWATGQWNHLHETAVALAGVALLIVLGVVNWKDVLGESGGWDALIWFGGLVAMANGLSKWGVIGALADNVKLALGDAGSWMLVLFLVVLLYVYLHYFIASMTAHVTAFFVPLAAVAIALGAPAYLVTIALGVFSSLNASLTHYGTGPAPIYFGAGYVDQTTWWKFGFLLSVVNLIVWVGLGGLWWKVLGLW; encoded by the coding sequence ATGGCGCTGTCCGGGGCCAAGACGGTCAAAGCTGTGGGATCGAGCCCTGGCCCGTCCGTGGCGGTGAGGGCGGCCATCCCGATAGCGGTCGCGGTCATCGTCTGGCTGCTTCCTCCCATCTGGGGGCTCCAGGCTGGGGCCATGCACATGATCGGCCTGTTCCTCGGCACGATCCTCGGCCTCATCCTCCAACCCCTGCCGCAGGGAGCCGTGGTGATCCTCGGCGTGGCCCTCACGGCGATCACCGGCACCCTTTCGATCGGGGACTCGCTCAGCGGTTTTGCCAACACGACGGTATGGCTCATCGTCTCGGCGTTCTTGTTCGCTCGCGGCTTCATCAAGACCGGCCTGGGCCGGCGCATCTCCTACATCATGATCCGGGCCTTCGGCAAGAGCACGCTCGGGCTCGCTTACGCGATCGCCGCCAGCGACCTGGTGATCGCTCCTGCCACTCCTTCCAACACGGCCCGGGCGGGCGGCATCCTCTTCCCCATCGTCCGCAGCCTGGCGGCGAGCTTCGGGTCCGAGCCGGGGCCGACCGCCCGGAAGGCGGGCGCCTTCTTGATGTTGACCGAGTACCAGGTCAACCTGGTCACGTCGGCCATGTTCCTGACGTCGGTGGCGCCGGCGCCGCTGGTGGCGGAGCTCGCCCGCAAGAACTTCGATGTCAACGTCACGTGGATCGGGTGGGCGGCTGCCGCCGTCGTGCCGGGCCTCGTGGCCCTGGCGCTGATCCCGTACCTGCTCTACCGGCTCTACCCGCCCGAGGTCAGCACGTCGCCCGATGCGCCCCGCATGGCGGCCCGGGAGCTCGAGTCGATGGGCCCGATGAGCCGGGGCGAGAAAGCCATGCTCGGCGTCTTTCTCCTGACCCTGGTGCTGTGGGCCACCGGCCAGTGGAACCACCTGCACGAGACGGCCGTCGCGCTGGCCGGTGTCGCGTTGCTCATCGTTCTCGGGGTGGTCAACTGGAAAGACGTCCTCGGCGAGTCGGGCGGATGGGATGCCCTGATCTGGTTCGGCGGTCTGGTGGCCATGGCCAACGGGCTCAGCAAGTGGGGTGTCATCGGGGCGCTCGCCGACAACGTGAAACTGGCCCTGGGCGACGCCGGGAGCTGGATGCTGGTCCTCTTCCTCGTGGTGCTCCTCTACGTCTACCTGCACTACTTCATCGCCAGCATGACGGCTCACGTCACTGCCTTCTTCGTCCCTCTGGCCGCCGTGGCCATCGCGCTGGGCGCACCGGCGTACCTGGTCACCATCGCTCTCGGCGTCTTTTCGAGCCTCAACGCGTCCCTCACCCACTACGGCACCGGCCCGGCGCCCATCTACTTCGGGGCGGGCTACGTCGATCAGACCACCTGGTGGAAGTTCGGCTTCCTGCTCTCGGTGGTCAACCTCATCGTGTGGGTGGGGCTCGGCGGGCTGTGGTGGAAAGTGCTGGGGCTCTGGTGA
- a CDS encoding ABC transporter permease: MRQPGPLLGALVLAAVAGMAVLAPVLTPYSPTRNDLVHSLEPPSGAHPMGTDLLGRDVLTRILYGARLSISLGLTVQAVSVALGTALGLLAGYYGRWVDDVVTAVTTVVQAFPGLLFAIAVMAVLGPSVTNVLVALALVGWPTVSRLVRGETLAIKEQLYVEGARAAGAPDVHILLRHVLPNCAGPIIVVATLGLGGTILAEATLSFLGLGVQPPAPSWGSMLADARDRIWDAPWLMLYPGLAIFVTILALNLLGDGLRDVLDPRLRE, encoded by the coding sequence CTGCGCCAGCCGGGGCCGCTCTTGGGCGCGCTCGTGCTGGCGGCCGTAGCCGGCATGGCCGTACTGGCGCCGGTCCTGACCCCTTACTCCCCCACCCGCAACGACCTGGTGCACTCTCTGGAGCCCCCGTCCGGCGCCCACCCGATGGGCACGGATCTCCTGGGGCGGGATGTGCTCACCCGCATCCTGTACGGGGCGCGCCTGTCCATCTCGCTCGGCCTCACGGTCCAGGCGGTGTCGGTGGCCTTGGGGACGGCCTTGGGGCTGCTGGCCGGCTACTACGGGCGATGGGTCGACGACGTGGTGACGGCAGTGACGACCGTCGTGCAGGCCTTTCCGGGGCTGCTCTTCGCCATTGCCGTCATGGCGGTGCTCGGCCCCAGCGTCACCAACGTCCTCGTGGCCCTCGCCCTGGTCGGCTGGCCGACCGTCAGCCGCCTGGTGCGCGGCGAGACCCTGGCGATCAAGGAGCAGCTCTACGTGGAGGGAGCCCGGGCCGCAGGCGCTCCCGACGTCCACATCTTGCTGCGCCACGTGCTGCCCAACTGCGCCGGGCCCATCATCGTCGTCGCCACCCTGGGGCTCGGCGGCACCATCCTGGCCGAGGCGACCCTCAGCTTCCTGGGGTTGGGGGTCCAGCCGCCTGCCCCGAGCTGGGGCTCCATGCTGGCGGATGCCCGGGACCGGATCTGGGACGCCCCGTGGCTCATGCTCTACCCCGGCCTCGCCATCTTCGTCACCATTCTGGCCCTCAACCTGTTGGGAGACGGCTTGCGTGACGTGCTCGACCCGCGGTTGCGGGAGTAG
- a CDS encoding long-chain-fatty-acid--CoA ligase, whose translation MKLPQTPLRFLERTARLYRDKVGIVCRDHRETYGAYQGRVYQFARAMMELGVRKGDRVAYLGMNCHRLLEAYYGVLPIGAILLPLNIRLSPSEIAFILNDAAPKVLVVGKELVAVAEAVRHQVPVSSYVLADEDAPLPPGWQRFDPLLARQSADPIEAWDVDEDDVAEIFYTSGTTGRPKGAMLTHRALYTHALQALVTLQLTDADVQIVGTVPLFHVNAWGSPHFLVAVGATQVVVPRFDPEIFARAVQEHRATVALMVPTMLNALLNWPGRKAYDLSSLRTLVLGGAPAPYALVEAARREIGCKTMVGYGLTETTPVLTVAVLKGTLADRPQEEKDRRMAMTGLPTVGVELRVVREDGTEVRSDGQEVGEIVVRGDSVMKGYWNRPEETEEAFRGGWFHTGDMAVVDAEGYVQIVDRKKDIIISGGENISSVEVENCIYSHPAVLECAVIAATDPHWGEVPKALVVPKPGQTVTPEELSAYCRDRIAHFKVPRHWVILDRELPKTGTGKVMKAELRKLYGGGQAAATPA comes from the coding sequence ATGAAGCTGCCGCAAACGCCTCTGCGCTTCCTGGAGCGCACCGCTCGCCTGTACCGGGACAAGGTCGGCATCGTCTGCCGGGATCACCGGGAGACCTACGGAGCGTATCAGGGGAGGGTCTACCAGTTTGCCCGGGCGATGATGGAGCTCGGGGTCCGCAAAGGCGACCGGGTCGCCTACCTGGGGATGAACTGCCACCGGCTCCTCGAGGCTTACTACGGCGTGCTCCCCATCGGGGCCATCCTGCTGCCCCTCAACATTCGCCTCAGCCCTTCTGAAATCGCGTTCATACTCAACGACGCGGCGCCGAAGGTGCTCGTCGTCGGTAAGGAACTGGTTGCCGTGGCGGAGGCCGTCCGTCACCAGGTGCCGGTCTCGTCGTACGTACTGGCCGACGAGGATGCACCGCTTCCGCCCGGGTGGCAGCGTTTCGACCCACTCCTGGCGCGCCAGTCTGCCGACCCGATCGAGGCGTGGGACGTCGACGAGGACGACGTGGCGGAGATCTTCTACACGTCCGGCACGACGGGCCGCCCCAAAGGGGCCATGCTCACGCACAGGGCCCTCTACACCCACGCGCTCCAGGCCCTCGTCACGCTGCAGCTGACCGATGCCGACGTGCAGATCGTGGGGACGGTGCCTCTCTTCCACGTCAACGCGTGGGGTTCGCCGCACTTCCTGGTGGCCGTGGGGGCCACCCAGGTGGTGGTGCCGCGGTTCGACCCGGAGATCTTTGCCCGGGCCGTGCAAGAGCACCGGGCCACGGTGGCGCTGATGGTGCCCACCATGCTCAACGCACTGCTCAACTGGCCGGGCCGCAAGGCCTACGACCTGTCGAGCCTGCGCACCCTGGTGCTGGGCGGGGCGCCGGCCCCTTATGCGCTCGTGGAGGCAGCGCGGCGTGAAATCGGTTGTAAGACCATGGTGGGCTACGGCCTCACCGAGACCACGCCGGTGCTGACCGTCGCCGTGTTGAAGGGCACTCTGGCCGACCGCCCGCAGGAGGAGAAGGACCGGCGGATGGCGATGACCGGGCTGCCCACCGTCGGCGTCGAGCTTCGCGTGGTGCGTGAGGACGGCACCGAAGTGCGCTCGGACGGGCAGGAGGTGGGGGAGATCGTGGTCCGGGGCGACAGCGTCATGAAAGGGTACTGGAACCGCCCCGAGGAGACGGAGGAGGCGTTCCGCGGGGGGTGGTTCCACACCGGGGACATGGCGGTGGTGGACGCGGAAGGGTACGTCCAGATCGTCGACCGCAAGAAAGACATCATCATCTCCGGCGGGGAAAACATCAGCAGCGTCGAGGTGGAAAACTGCATCTACAGCCACCCGGCGGTGCTCGAGTGCGCGGTCATCGCGGCCACCGACCCGCACTGGGGCGAGGTCCCCAAGGCGCTGGTCGTACCCAAGCCGGGGCAGACCGTCACGCCGGAGGAGCTCAGCGCCTACTGCCGCGACCGGATCGCCCACTTCAAGGTGCCCCGCCACTGGGTCATCCTCGACCGGGAACTCCCCAAGACCGGCACCGGCAAGGTCATGAAGGCAGAGCTGCGTAAGCTGTACGGCGGCGGCCAGGCCGCGGCCACGCCTGCTTGA
- a CDS encoding ABC transporter permease, protein MGGLGRYLARRLLLLVPVILGITLVVFVLMNVVPGDPLYSLIDERSAGLDPAVAEAIRRQWGLDRPLYVQYVRFLANAIQGDLGRSFVSRQRVTEAVVERLGATLRLGLAALVVAVGVGLPAGIVAATRRGSAVDAASMVAAMAGVSMPVFWLGLLLMYLLAVSHRWLPPSGYGGGALRYLVLPALTLGLPVAAVVARIARSAMLEVLRREYVVTARAKGLPEGAVLVRHGLRNALIPIVTIVGVQAGGLLSGAVVTETIFNWPGVGRLLIDAIGRRDMPVVQGAVIFIAVLFALVNLIVDVTYAFIDPRVRYE, encoded by the coding sequence ATGGGTGGGCTCGGCCGGTACCTCGCACGGCGGCTCTTGCTCCTGGTGCCCGTGATCCTGGGTATCACGCTGGTCGTCTTCGTCCTGATGAACGTCGTACCGGGCGACCCGCTCTACTCCCTCATCGACGAACGTTCGGCCGGGCTCGATCCGGCGGTGGCGGAGGCGATCCGCCGCCAGTGGGGGCTCGACCGGCCGCTGTACGTGCAGTATGTGCGGTTCCTGGCCAACGCCATCCAGGGCGATCTGGGCCGATCCTTCGTGAGCCGCCAGCGGGTCACCGAGGCGGTGGTGGAGCGGCTCGGGGCCACGTTGCGGTTGGGGCTCGCGGCGCTGGTGGTCGCCGTCGGCGTGGGGCTGCCCGCCGGGATCGTGGCGGCCACCCGGAGGGGCTCGGCCGTCGACGCGGCGAGCATGGTAGCGGCCATGGCCGGCGTCTCCATGCCGGTGTTCTGGCTCGGGCTCCTGCTCATGTACCTGCTGGCGGTCTCCCACCGGTGGTTGCCGCCGTCGGGGTACGGCGGCGGAGCGCTGCGCTACCTGGTGCTGCCGGCCCTTACCCTGGGCCTGCCCGTGGCGGCGGTGGTGGCCCGCATCGCCCGATCCGCCATGCTCGAGGTGCTGCGCCGCGAGTACGTGGTCACGGCCAGGGCCAAGGGGTTGCCCGAGGGGGCGGTGCTGGTGCGCCACGGGCTCCGCAACGCCCTCATCCCCATCGTGACCATCGTAGGAGTCCAGGCCGGGGGGTTGCTCTCGGGCGCGGTGGTGACCGAGACGATCTTCAACTGGCCCGGCGTGGGAAGGCTCCTCATCGACGCGATCGGCAGACGGGACATGCCCGTCGTCCAGGGGGCGGTGATCTTCATCGCGGTCCTTTTCGCGCTGGTCAACCTGATCGTGGACGTCACCTATGCGTTCATCGATCCCAGGGTCCGCTACGAGTAG